A single Elephas maximus indicus isolate mEleMax1 chromosome 2, mEleMax1 primary haplotype, whole genome shotgun sequence DNA region contains:
- the LOC126068038 gene encoding olfactory receptor 2AJ1-like — MMGFENHTSGNDFILLGLFSSSQISLVFFSFICIIFVMTVAENTVMILLIHRDLRLHTPMYFLLSHLSFMDILHISNIVPKMVADFLSGNRTISFAGCGFQIFLSITLLGGECLLLAAMSYDRYVAICHPLRYPILMNEHVSILMASGSWLVGKINSTVHTAYALHFPFCGSRAIDHFFCEVPAMLKLSCVDTSHYERGVYVSGVIFLVIPFSMVFASYVKVLFTVLQMKSSEARKQSFSTCSFHMIVVMMYYGPFIFTYIRPKSYHIPGQDKFLAIFYTILTPTLNPIIYSFRNKDVLAAVKSMLESNFLPNR; from the coding sequence ATGATGGGATTTGAGAATCACACTTCTGGCAATGATTTTATTCTCTTGGGACTGTTCTCTTCTTCCCAAATAAGTCTGGTGTTCTTCTCCTTTATATGTATCATTTTTGTTATGACTGTAGCAGAAAACACAGTCATGATCCTCCTTATCCATAGGGACTTACGACTCCATACTCCTATGTATTTCCTGCTCAGCCATCTCTCTTTCATGGACATCTTGCATATTTCCAACATTGTTCCTAAAATGGTTGCTGACTTCCTGTCAGGCAACAGAACAATTTCATTTGCAGGTTGTGGCTTCCAGATATTTCTCTCCATCACTCTCCTGGGTGGTGAATGCCTCCTCCTAGCAGCAATGTCCTATGATCGCTATGTAGCCATCTGTCACCCACTGCGCTACCCCATTCTTATGAATGagcatgtcagcattctcatggCTAGTGGGTCCTGGCTAGTGGggaaaatcaactccacagttcaCACAGCTTACGCACTCCACTTCCCCTTCTGTGGCTCGAGGGCCATTGATCACTTTTTTTGTGAAGTCCCAGCCATGTTGAAGTTGTCCTGTGTAGACACATCACACTACGAAAGAGGTGTTTATGTAAGTGGTGTCATCTTCCTGGTCATCCCTTTTTCCATGGTCTTTGCTTCTTATGTGAAAGTTCTCTTTACCGTCCTCCAGATGAAATCATCAGAAGCACGGAAACAGTCATTTTCTACCTGTTCCTTCCACATGATTGTGGTCATGATGTACTATGGGCCATTTATTTTCACATATATAAGACCAAAGTCCTACCACATCCCAGGCCAGGATAAGTTCTTGGCAATATTCTATACCATTCTCACACCTACGCTCAACCCTATCATCTACAGCTTTAGAAATAAAGATGTTCTGGCAGCAGTGAAAAGTATGCTTGAAAGTAACTTTCTGCCTAACAGATGA